A section of the Arcobacter roscoffensis genome encodes:
- a CDS encoding 2-isopropylmalate synthase produces the protein MDKNKIIVFDTTLRDGEQSPGCSMNTEEKIKVALQLEKLGVDVIEAGFAAASPGDFDAVSRIAEQVKNSSICSLSRAVENDIKQSGLAVSKAPLHRIHTFIATSPIHMQYKLKMSPDEVIKRAVHAVEYARTFVDDVEFSLEDAGRSEIPFMKEVMDAVIAAGASTINLPDTVGYRLPNELGAMVKELSEFAGDRARISVHNHNDLGLATANTLAAVSNGARQIEVTINGLGERAGNSSLEEAVMAIKTRKDAFGELYTSINTPEIYPTSRLVATITGVEPQQNKAIVGKNAFAHESGIHQDGVLKHQETYEIMKPEDVGVFKDSTLILGKHSGRAAFRDKIDHLGFDKVSDEELNAAFERFKILADKKKDVTDDDIRMLITDESLNSGKTYELVGLQISDCSNGMPMAAVSIKHNDSIMQDANIGEGTMDAIFKTIDRLTGINGSLQSYNVTSVTEGKDALAKVTTRVSFDDNAPSFVGHGLSIDTMLATAKAYLGSVNSYLSQKERLSKNSEHQV, from the coding sequence ATGGATAAAAATAAAATTATAGTTTTTGATACTACATTAAGAGATGGTGAGCAATCTCCTGGTTGTTCTATGAATACAGAAGAGAAAATAAAAGTTGCTTTACAGTTAGAGAAGTTAGGTGTTGATGTTATTGAAGCTGGTTTTGCTGCTGCTAGTCCTGGGGACTTTGATGCAGTTTCTAGAATTGCAGAGCAAGTTAAGAACTCTTCAATTTGTTCTTTAAGTAGAGCTGTTGAAAATGATATTAAACAATCTGGTTTAGCTGTTTCAAAAGCTCCATTACATAGAATTCATACTTTTATTGCAACAAGTCCAATTCATATGCAATACAAGTTAAAAATGAGTCCAGATGAAGTTATAAAAAGAGCAGTACATGCAGTAGAGTACGCTAGAACATTTGTTGATGATGTTGAATTTTCATTAGAAGATGCTGGAAGATCTGAGATTCCATTTATGAAAGAAGTTATGGATGCTGTTATTGCTGCTGGTGCTTCAACTATTAACTTACCTGATACAGTTGGTTATAGATTACCAAATGAATTAGGTGCAATGGTAAAAGAATTATCTGAATTTGCAGGAGATAGAGCAAGAATTTCTGTTCATAACCATAATGACTTAGGTTTAGCAACAGCAAATACTTTAGCAGCAGTTTCAAATGGAGCTAGACAAATTGAAGTAACAATCAATGGTTTAGGAGAGAGAGCTGGTAACTCATCTTTAGAAGAAGCAGTAATGGCTATTAAAACTAGAAAAGATGCTTTTGGTGAATTATATACAAGTATTAATACTCCTGAAATTTATCCAACTTCAAGATTAGTTGCTACTATTACAGGTGTTGAGCCACAACAAAATAAAGCAATTGTTGGTAAAAATGCATTTGCTCACGAAAGTGGTATTCACCAAGATGGTGTATTAAAACACCAAGAAACTTATGAAATTATGAAACCAGAAGATGTTGGTGTATTTAAAGACTCGACTTTAATCTTAGGTAAACACTCAGGAAGAGCAGCATTTAGAGATAAAATTGATCACTTAGGTTTTGACAAGGTTAGCGATGAAGAATTAAACGCAGCATTTGAAAGATTTAAAATTTTAGCTGATAAGAAAAAAGATGTTACTGATGATGATATTAGAATGTTAATTACTGATGAGTCATTAAATAGTGGTAAAACTTATGAATTAGTTGGATTACAAATCTCTGATTGCTCGAACGGTATGCCAATGGCAGCAGTATCAATTAAACATAATGATTCAATTATGCAAGATGCAAATATTGGTGAAGGTACAATGGATGCAATCTTTAAAACTATTGATAGATTAACAGGAATAAATGGAAGCTTACAAAGTTATAATGTAACTTCTGTAACAGAAGGTAAAGACGCACTTGCAAAAGTTACTACAAGAGTAAGTTTTGATGATAATGCACCTTCATTTGTAGGACATGGTTTAAGTATTGATACTATGTTAGCAACTGCAAAAGCTTACTTAGGAAGTGTAAACTCATACCTTTCTCAAAAAGAGAGACTTTCTAAAAATAGCGAACACCAAGTTTAA
- a CDS encoding GGDEF domain-containing response regulator: MKKINKELLSNLTVLYVEDEDMIREEVTYFLNRNIPNFHTAKNGEEGYELFHKINPDLIITDIQMPKMNGIDMLKKINKKSVPVIVTTAYSDLDYFLKAIELQVNKFVIKPIDLMQLIYDIQDCFLTNHLRDQLFEKDNLLEIVDENVLLSITDKHGVIIDASSAFSQFVGYDKTELIGNKHSLLRHEDTPDEFYENMWNQIHSGKVFSSEIKNRKKDGEVYWANLTITPAFNNGEIVNFTAIRQDITDNKKLQLLSIEDDLTKLYNRRHFNEILEKEIRRIKRENINLSLLSLDIDHFKKYNDTYGHPKGDEILKQVAKALKESTSRATDYVFRVGGEEFCIIFSGLDIEDSMTYAKQIVKNIENLKIEHVCNSASEYVTISAGLIVQNSKYIEDEEELYKASDKALYKAKVNGRNQVYLSNKSK; this comes from the coding sequence ATGAAAAAAATAAATAAAGAACTACTTTCTAACCTTACTGTACTTTATGTTGAAGATGAAGATATGATTCGAGAAGAAGTAACATATTTTTTAAATAGAAACATACCTAATTTTCATACTGCAAAAAATGGAGAAGAAGGTTATGAACTTTTTCATAAAATAAATCCAGATTTAATTATTACTGATATTCAAATGCCAAAGATGAATGGTATTGACATGCTAAAAAAAATTAATAAAAAGAGTGTGCCAGTTATTGTAACTACAGCTTACTCTGATTTAGACTATTTTTTAAAAGCAATTGAACTTCAAGTAAATAAATTTGTAATAAAACCTATTGACCTAATGCAGTTGATATATGATATTCAAGACTGCTTTTTAACTAATCACTTAAGAGATCAACTTTTTGAGAAGGATAATTTACTTGAAATTGTTGATGAAAACGTTTTATTATCAATTACTGATAAACATGGAGTTATAATTGATGCAAGTAGTGCATTTTCACAGTTTGTAGGATATGATAAAACAGAACTTATAGGCAATAAACACTCTCTTTTAAGACACGAAGATACTCCTGATGAATTTTATGAGAATATGTGGAATCAAATACATTCGGGAAAGGTTTTTAGTTCAGAAATTAAAAATAGAAAAAAAGATGGAGAGGTTTATTGGGCTAATCTTACAATAACACCAGCTTTTAATAATGGTGAAATAGTAAACTTTACTGCAATTAGACAAGATATTACAGATAATAAAAAATTACAATTATTATCAATTGAAGATGATTTAACAAAACTTTATAATAGAAGACATTTTAATGAAATTTTAGAAAAAGAAATAAGAAGAATAAAAAGAGAGAATATTAATTTAAGTCTTTTATCTTTAGATATTGATCATTTTAAAAAATATAATGACACCTATGGTCATCCAAAAGGTGATGAGATATTAAAGCAAGTTGCAAAAGCTTTAAAAGAATCAACTTCAAGAGCAACTGATTATGTGTTTAGAGTTGGTGGAGAAGAGTTTTGCATTATATTTTCAGGTTTAGATATAGAAGATTCTATGACTTATGCAAAACAAATTGTAAAAAATATTGAAAACCTTAAAATTGAGCACGTATGTAATTCTGCAAGCGAATATGTAACAATATCAGCAGGACTTATAGTTCAAAATTCAAAATATATTGAGGATGAAGAAGAATTATATAAAGCATCAGATAAAGCATTATATAAAGCAAAAGTGAATGGAAGAAATCAAGTATATTTATCAAATAAATCAAAATAG
- a CDS encoding HAMP domain-containing sensor histidine kinase, whose amino-acid sequence MNSIITKVFLLIFISIFTVLAVFSYKAVELQKQSILDNLKSQAKSIASSITYVNTDYMIIDDEIKLLEFSYNYIQTSKNLHSFSITRKNGNSLVITKSKWSVETTINKDYNFEEESKITYSKYAQKAAYFYRYPIILSGIKWGWIDLELSLDEYYSKLDTMYTQFFYLAITMVVVAFFASFFIAKMVSRPIVKLEAISENISNGDLSKRAEINSSDEIGRLTKSFNNMVDNLELSQYKLKKSHDELELRVYERTKELRALNDTLEDRVKEEISKQKEQEQILIQQSKLAAMGEMIGNIAHQWRQPLNALGLVMQNIQFSYQMDELDDEFMQRSIDKVNTLTKSMSKTIDDFRNFFKPTKEKLQFNLKDLVLKSSSLVESAFSHHEINIMHKDFVDIDVYGFDNEFSQTILNVLNNAKDAIVENKISDGIVSITLDQDEKFGRVIIHDNAGGVPEDIIEKIFNPYFTTKEEGKGTGIGLYMSKIIVEQNMDGKLEVKNEDDGATFTISIPLFKGEK is encoded by the coding sequence ATGAATAGTATTATAACAAAAGTATTTTTACTTATTTTTATTTCTATATTTACTGTTTTAGCAGTATTTTCATACAAAGCAGTAGAACTTCAAAAACAATCAATTTTAGATAACCTTAAATCACAAGCTAAAAGCATTGCCTCATCTATTACATATGTTAACACCGATTATATGATAATTGATGATGAAATTAAGTTATTAGAATTCTCTTATAATTATATTCAAACTTCTAAGAATCTACACTCTTTTTCAATCACTAGAAAAAATGGAAATAGCTTAGTTATAACTAAGTCCAAATGGAGTGTTGAAACTACAATAAATAAAGACTATAACTTTGAAGAAGAATCAAAAATTACTTATTCTAAGTATGCACAAAAGGCTGCTTATTTTTATAGATATCCCATTATACTTTCTGGTATTAAATGGGGATGGATTGATTTAGAATTATCTCTTGATGAATATTATAGCAAGCTTGATACTATGTATACACAGTTTTTTTATTTAGCAATTACCATGGTTGTAGTTGCATTTTTCGCTTCTTTTTTTATTGCAAAGATGGTTAGTAGACCAATTGTAAAATTAGAGGCTATATCAGAAAATATTTCAAATGGGGATTTAAGTAAAAGAGCAGAAATTAACTCTTCAGATGAAATTGGAAGATTGACAAAAAGTTTTAATAACATGGTTGATAACCTTGAATTATCACAATATAAATTAAAAAAATCTCATGACGAACTAGAACTAAGAGTTTATGAGAGAACAAAAGAGTTAAGAGCTTTAAATGATACTTTGGAAGATAGGGTAAAAGAGGAGATTTCTAAACAAAAAGAACAAGAGCAAATTTTAATACAACAATCAAAGCTTGCAGCTATGGGTGAGATGATTGGAAATATTGCACATCAATGGAGACAGCCTTTAAATGCTTTAGGTTTAGTAATGCAAAATATTCAGTTTTCTTATCAGATGGATGAGCTTGATGATGAATTTATGCAAAGATCAATTGATAAGGTTAATACTTTAACAAAAAGTATGTCAAAAACTATTGATGATTTTAGAAACTTTTTTAAGCCAACAAAAGAGAAGCTACAATTTAATTTAAAAGATTTAGTTTTAAAATCAAGCTCTTTAGTTGAGTCTGCATTTAGTCATCATGAAATAAATATAATGCATAAAGATTTTGTTGATATTGATGTATATGGATTTGATAATGAGTTCTCTCAAACAATTCTTAATGTATTAAACAATGCAAAAGATGCAATTGTTGAAAATAAAATAAGTGATGGTATTGTAAGCATAACTTTAGATCAAGATGAAAAGTTTGGAAGAGTAATTATTCATGATAATGCTGGCGGTGTTCCAGAAGATATTATTGAAAAAATATTCAATCCATACTTTACTACTAAAGAAGAGGGCAAAGGGACAGGAATAGGTCTTTATATGTCTAAAATAATAGTTGAACAAAATATGGATGGGAAATTAGAAGTTAAAAATGAAGATGATGGAGCTACTTTTACAATTAGTATTCCTTTATTTAAAGGGGAGAAATGA
- a CDS encoding PAS domain S-box protein codes for MSEIKKQLEYLKELVVLYVEDDEKIREEIIFFLERRVKKLIVACDGQEGLELYKENNVDLIITDIQMPRLDGIKMSEQIKSINKDARIIVITAFNDSDYLLDAINLNLKSYLTKPLDLMKLLNSMVDSANDLYLKNKNQELINTFEQYKSVVDEKTIVSKADINGKIIYANKPFEEISGFSRDEILGKSHNIIRHEDTSDELFADLWKTILNKKVWTGKIKNKKKNGDYYIVDTIIKPILDLDGNIQEFIALRNDITELERSKEYFQNENYKTTKSLKESISIAKTYQEAIDNSNMIIKIDKNRKIKSVNDAFCRVSKYEKSDLEGKDYTILKSPDISNREYENFINEMFDTLAEGKTWKGKVSNIGKDGKNFHCNTYVIPLKNNDGDIYEYMGIRHDITKIENLHKELEDTQRELIYRLGEVGETRSKETGNHVKRVALYSKLLAKKSGLSENDINRIYTASPMHDIGKIGIPDSILNKPDKLDDNEWDIMRTHSSLGYNILKSSSRPILQAAAIISLTHHEKWDGTGYPNGLKGDAIHIFGRITAIADVFDALGSKRVYKQAWPLKDILSLFDEQKGKHFDPELIELFMSNLDEFLEIKEKYED; via the coding sequence ATGAGTGAGATAAAAAAACAGTTAGAGTATCTAAAAGAACTTGTTGTTTTGTATGTTGAAGATGATGAAAAAATAAGAGAAGAAATAATATTTTTTTTAGAGCGACGAGTTAAAAAGCTAATTGTGGCTTGTGATGGACAAGAAGGATTAGAACTTTATAAAGAAAATAATGTTGATTTAATTATCACAGATATTCAAATGCCAAGACTTGATGGTATTAAAATGAGTGAGCAAATAAAAAGTATAAATAAAGATGCTAGAATAATTGTAATTACGGCATTTAATGATAGTGATTACTTACTTGACGCTATTAATTTAAATCTGAAGAGTTATCTTACAAAACCCCTTGATTTGATGAAATTATTGAATAGTATGGTTGATAGTGCAAATGACTTATATCTAAAGAATAAAAATCAAGAACTAATCAATACTTTTGAACAGTATAAAAGTGTTGTTGATGAAAAAACTATAGTTTCAAAGGCAGATATTAATGGAAAGATCATTTATGCTAACAAGCCATTTGAAGAAATTTCTGGGTTTTCTAGAGATGAGATTTTAGGTAAATCTCATAATATTATTAGGCATGAAGACACAAGTGATGAACTTTTTGCTGACTTATGGAAAACTATTTTAAATAAAAAAGTTTGGACAGGAAAAATTAAAAATAAAAAGAAAAATGGTGATTATTATATAGTTGATACTATTATAAAACCTATTTTAGATTTAGATGGGAATATTCAAGAATTTATAGCTTTAAGAAACGATATAACAGAGCTTGAACGTTCTAAAGAGTACTTTCAAAATGAGAACTACAAAACAACAAAGAGTTTAAAAGAATCAATAAGTATTGCAAAAACTTACCAAGAAGCAATTGATAATTCCAATATGATTATAAAAATTGATAAAAATAGAAAGATAAAATCAGTAAATGATGCTTTTTGTAGAGTAAGTAAATATGAAAAAAGTGATTTAGAAGGTAAAGATTATACTATTTTAAAAAGCCCCGACATTAGCAATAGAGAGTATGAGAATTTTATAAATGAAATGTTCGATACTTTAGCCGAGGGTAAAACATGGAAAGGAAAAGTTTCAAATATTGGAAAAGATGGTAAAAATTTCCATTGCAATACATATGTAATACCTCTTAAGAATAATGATGGTGATATTTATGAGTATATGGGGATAAGACATGATATTACAAAAATTGAAAACCTTCATAAAGAGTTGGAAGATACTCAACGAGAATTAATATATAGACTTGGAGAGGTTGGAGAAACTAGAAGCAAAGAAACAGGTAATCATGTGAAACGAGTAGCTTTATATTCAAAACTATTAGCTAAAAAATCAGGTTTAAGTGAAAATGATATAAATAGAATTTATACAGCATCACCTATGCATGATATAGGAAAAATTGGAATTCCCGATAGTATTTTAAACAAGCCAGATAAACTAGATGATAATGAGTGGGATATAATGAGAACACATTCTTCATTAGGCTATAATATTTTAAAGAGTTCCTCTAGACCGATTTTACAAGCAGCAGCAATTATTTCATTAACTCACCATGAAAAATGGGATGGTACAGGTTATCCAAATGGACTAAAGGGTGATGCTATTCATATATTTGGTAGAATTACAGCCATTGCAGATGTTTTTGATGCACTAGGGAGTAAAAGAGTCTATAAGCAAGCTTGGCCTTTAAAAGATATTTTAAGTCTTTTTGATGAGCAAAAAGGAAAGCATTTTGACCCAGAACTTATTGAATTATTTATGAGTAACTTGGATGAATTTTTAGAAATAAAAGAGAAATATGAAGACTAA
- a CDS encoding PhnD/SsuA/transferrin family substrate-binding protein, producing the protein MKLIFKIFLTILLLNINLNANEKKYEFSSTFGFLQTGTILNRFKDARVAMKVWLEDIASSYGGDLSLKFYDSNNTLYKDFVDHRVDMIVLNLPYYFINREKIDKDAIDFWSIAMSKDRYIKYYLISSKNSKINNFNDIKGKSISITSNDTVGNIWIDKKSLQTFRTSYKNIFSEIHPVLKESTALLNVFFKKRDLAVVTKKTWDTMVELNPSIKNKIKIIDETKENHLPFIGFFSKYADKRSIDAFFELSANLRDLKGSSQVIDLLKFESIFKVKEESLIELENYYKEYDILKKRYE; encoded by the coding sequence ATGAAATTAATTTTCAAAATATTTTTAACTATTTTATTGTTAAATATAAATTTAAATGCAAATGAAAAAAAATATGAATTTAGTTCAACGTTTGGTTTCTTACAAACTGGAACTATATTAAATAGATTTAAAGATGCAAGGGTTGCTATGAAAGTTTGGCTTGAAGATATAGCATCATCGTATGGTGGTGATTTATCTTTAAAGTTTTATGATAGTAATAACACATTATACAAAGACTTTGTTGATCATAGAGTTGATATGATAGTTTTAAATCTGCCTTACTATTTTATAAATAGAGAAAAAATTGATAAGGATGCAATAGACTTTTGGTCTATTGCTATGAGTAAAGATAGATATATAAAATACTATTTGATTAGTTCAAAAAATAGTAAAATCAATAATTTCAATGATATTAAAGGAAAATCCATAAGTATCACTTCAAATGACACAGTTGGAAATATATGGATAGATAAAAAATCTTTACAGACTTTTAGAACTTCTTATAAAAATATATTTTCTGAAATTCATCCTGTTCTAAAAGAATCAACTGCACTTTTAAATGTATTTTTTAAAAAAAGAGATTTAGCTGTTGTTACTAAAAAAACTTGGGATACAATGGTGGAATTAAATCCATCAATTAAAAATAAAATTAAAATAATTGATGAAACAAAAGAAAATCATCTTCCTTTTATTGGTTTTTTCTCAAAATATGCAGACAAAAGATCAATTGATGCTTTTTTTGAATTAAGTGCTAATTTAAGAGATTTAAAAGGAAGTAGTCAGGTTATTGATCTTTTAAAGTTTGAGTCAATTTTTAAAGTAAAAGAAGAGTCTTTGATAGAACTTGAAAATTATTATAAAGAGTATGATATTTTAAAAAAGAGATATGAATGA
- a CDS encoding ATP-binding protein yields MNSFSIKIKLIVIFILIKIIPLLLISYIAYNGALKLDAYLKNSTDYVFSQSKEIIMQTADQSIDDSIKNLDKKSQLSLERLSLEISQKIAQFLYQRDEDLIFLSKLPISQDILQKFYESKNRYIISHGEYIYDDKSNTWIKKSKSKEKISKIENILEDNTREFNYTNLKELNKKQIPIYKEISLFDLNGVEKYKVSSINQNLLDVSKKYNTYINSENYFKEIHSLNKGEIYVSNVIGEYVKSNVIGTFTKEKANKQNLDFDPSKHAYAGKENPLGKSFEGIVRFITPIYENSKKVAYLSLALDHEHIMQFTDTVNPTSNQAVQDIADASVGNYAFMWDNKGRNISHPRDYFIVGFDKQTGEYEKPWLSKDLENELQESKKEFNEFLGQYPSFNKQSLKNKPNIKQLLYDGNVGLDCRYLNFAPQCTGWMQLTEDGGYGSFLIYWSNVWKLTTAASIPYYTGQYKDTKRGFGFVTIGANVNEFHEAANQTKKSIEEILVKQTNSMEKVVKENEFEIIKFIDSLINELTFVTIIMILLVIIVALYLSSYISKKIENLLLGTKMFSNNDFSYRIEVTSNDEIGKLENSFNEMASKLERVLNEYKDLNKSLESRVKEEIKKQREQEQLLIHQSKLASMGEMISNIAHQWRQPLNALSLVIQNIKFAYEMDDLNKDYLDKSVNKANLLTSNMSKTIDDFRDFVKPNKLKTDFDLQTSIEEAISLVKASFSNNEIQIEKEFDADGFKILGYKNEFEQAVLNILNNSKDALVEKEIDNKKIIIKTQVKNNKYIISFSDNANGIREEVLEKIFEPYFTTKEEGKGTGIGLYMVKTIIEKNMMGKIKAFNYKNGLCTKIIFYI; encoded by the coding sequence ATGAATAGTTTTAGTATAAAAATTAAATTAATTGTAATCTTTATTTTAATAAAAATAATTCCCTTATTATTAATATCATATATAGCATATAATGGTGCATTAAAATTGGATGCATATCTTAAAAATAGTACAGATTATGTTTTTTCTCAAAGTAAAGAAATTATTATGCAAACAGCAGATCAGTCTATTGATGATAGTATTAAGAATTTAGATAAAAAGTCTCAACTCTCTTTAGAAAGGTTATCCCTAGAAATATCACAAAAGATTGCTCAGTTTTTATACCAAAGAGATGAAGATTTAATTTTTTTATCAAAATTACCTATAAGTCAAGATATATTGCAAAAGTTTTATGAAAGTAAAAATAGATATATAATTAGTCATGGTGAATATATTTATGATGATAAATCAAATACTTGGATAAAAAAAAGTAAAAGTAAAGAAAAAATATCTAAAATAGAAAATATTCTAGAAGATAATACAAGAGAATTTAATTATACAAATTTAAAAGAATTAAATAAAAAACAAATACCTATTTATAAAGAAATCTCTTTATTTGATTTAAATGGAGTTGAAAAATATAAAGTCTCTTCAATTAATCAAAACCTACTTGATGTTTCAAAAAAATATAATACCTATATAAACTCTGAAAACTATTTTAAAGAAATTCATTCATTAAATAAAGGTGAAATTTATGTTTCAAATGTAATTGGAGAATACGTAAAGAGTAATGTTATAGGTACTTTTACAAAAGAAAAAGCAAATAAGCAGAATTTAGATTTTGACCCAAGTAAACATGCCTATGCTGGAAAAGAAAATCCTTTAGGAAAAAGCTTTGAAGGTATTGTTAGATTTATTACACCTATTTATGAAAACAGTAAAAAAGTTGCTTATTTGTCTTTAGCTTTAGATCATGAGCATATTATGCAGTTTACAGATACAGTAAATCCTACATCTAATCAAGCAGTGCAAGACATAGCTGATGCAAGTGTTGGAAACTATGCTTTTATGTGGGATAATAAAGGAAGAAATATTTCCCATCCAAGAGATTATTTTATAGTTGGTTTTGATAAACAAACAGGAGAATATGAGAAACCATGGTTAAGCAAAGATCTGGAAAATGAACTTCAAGAATCTAAAAAAGAGTTTAATGAATTTTTAGGACAATATCCAAGTTTTAATAAGCAGTCATTGAAAAATAAACCTAATATTAAACAATTACTATACGATGGAAATGTAGGATTAGATTGTAGATATTTAAATTTTGCTCCTCAGTGTACAGGTTGGATGCAATTGACAGAAGATGGAGGATATGGCTCTTTTTTAATTTATTGGAGTAATGTTTGGAAACTAACTACAGCTGCATCAATTCCATACTATACAGGACAATACAAAGATACTAAAAGAGGCTTTGGATTTGTAACAATTGGGGCTAATGTAAATGAATTCCATGAAGCAGCTAATCAAACAAAAAAGAGTATTGAAGAAATATTAGTTAAGCAAACAAATAGCATGGAAAAAGTTGTAAAAGAGAATGAATTTGAAATTATTAAGTTTATTGACTCTTTAATAAACGAATTGACATTTGTTACTATTATTATGATTTTACTTGTAATAATAGTTGCTTTATATTTATCTTCATATATAAGTAAGAAAATTGAAAACTTATTGCTTGGAACAAAAATGTTTTCAAACAATGATTTTTCTTATCGAATTGAAGTTACTTCAAACGATGAAATTGGAAAACTTGAAAATTCATTTAATGAAATGGCATCTAAGCTTGAAAGAGTTTTAAATGAATATAAAGATTTAAATAAATCTTTAGAGAGTAGAGTAAAAGAAGAGATAAAAAAGCAAAGAGAACAGGAGCAATTATTGATTCATCAATCAAAATTAGCTTCAATGGGCGAAATGATTTCTAATATTGCTCACCAATGGAGACAACCTTTAAATGCATTGAGTTTAGTTATTCAAAATATAAAGTTTGCGTATGAAATGGATGATTTAAATAAAGATTATTTAGATAAATCAGTTAATAAAGCTAATCTTTTAACAAGTAATATGTCAAAAACTATAGATGATTTTAGGGATTTTGTAAAACCAAATAAATTAAAAACTGATTTTGATTTACAAACCTCAATTGAAGAAGCAATTTCTTTAGTAAAGGCTAGTTTTTCAAATAATGAAATTCAAATAGAAAAAGAATTTGATGCTGATGGTTTTAAAATACTTGGATATAAAAATGAGTTTGAGCAAGCAGTATTAAATATTTTAAACAATTCAAAAGATGCATTAGTTGAAAAAGAAATTGACAATAAAAAAATAATAATAAAAACACAAGTTAAAAATAATAAATATATAATTAGTTTTTCAGATAATGCAAATGGGATAAGAGAAGAGGTATTAGAAAAAATATTTGAACCCTATTTTACTACTAAAGAAGAAGGTAAGGGTACAGGTATAGGGCTTTATATGGTAAAAACTATTATTGAGAAAAATATGATGGGTAAAATAAAAGCCTTTAATTATAAGAATGGATTATGCACAAAGATAATATTTTACATTTAA
- a CDS encoding response regulator transcription factor, whose protein sequence is MKTKIEKIDKKLFNNISILYVEDDSMTSDEVSFFFRKYINKFYVAKNGKEGLELFKEHKPDMVITDVQMPIMNGLTMSEEILKISPSTPIALTTAFSEGNYILRAIELGIDKYILKPINIKEMFAVIQKSLNLKTKKHLEYYDEYIEFILNSNPTFMFIMHSEKIEHANDYFLDLLACNDIQSFQSQIKSCEDLFEIEELKDENVNWIEYIKNSSKEQHVISFKNPSFKDYFNKQFIVSYKHFETINKSVFIFNNLNEIKLNKINSLAKEILKKNTLDNESLLYLEQIISTSNQELKINE, encoded by the coding sequence ATGAAGACTAAAATAGAAAAGATTGATAAGAAGCTGTTTAATAATATAAGTATATTATATGTAGAAGATGATTCTATGACCTCAGATGAAGTCTCTTTTTTCTTTCGTAAATATATAAATAAATTTTATGTTGCAAAAAATGGAAAAGAGGGTTTAGAGTTATTTAAAGAACATAAACCCGATATGGTTATAACTGATGTTCAAATGCCTATTATGAATGGTCTTACAATGAGTGAAGAAATACTTAAAATTAGTCCATCCACTCCTATCGCTTTAACAACTGCTTTTAGTGAAGGAAACTATATTTTAAGAGCAATTGAGTTAGGTATAGATAAATATATATTAAAGCCAATAAATATAAAAGAGATGTTTGCTGTAATTCAAAAGTCATTAAATCTAAAAACAAAAAAACATTTAGAATATTATGATGAGTATATTGAATTTATCTTAAATTCAAATCCGACATTTATGTTTATTATGCATAGTGAAAAAATTGAACATGCAAATGATTATTTTTTAGATTTATTAGCTTGTAATGATATTCAATCATTTCAAAGTCAAATTAAAAGTTGTGAAGATCTTTTTGAGATAGAAGAACTAAAAGATGAAAATGTTAATTGGATTGAGTATATAAAAAATAGTTCTAAAGAACAACATGTTATATCTTTTAAAAATCCTAGTTTCAAAGACTATTTTAATAAACAATTTATTGTAAGCTATAAACATTTTGAGACAATAAATAAAAGTGTTTTTATCTTTAATAATCTAAATGAAATAAAACTAAATAAAATCAATTCCCTTGCAAAAGAAATTTTAAAAAAGAATACATTAGATAATGAAAGTTTATTATACTTAGAGCAAATAATTAGCACATCAAATCAAGAGTTAAAAATAAATGAATAG